A genomic stretch from Kribbella amoyensis includes:
- the lepA gene encoding translation elongation factor 4, protein MPVGPTTVPQPGRTDPALIRNFCIIAHIDHGKSTLADRMLQITGVVDPRQMRAQYLDRMDIERERGITIKSQAVRLPFTPKPDTPGGLLAPDGTTYILNMIDTPGHVDFTYEVSRSLEACEGAVLLVDAAQGIEAQTLANLYLALNADLHIIPVLNKIDLPGAMPEKYAAELAHIIGCKESDVLRVSAKTGAGVEDLLSEIVAQVEPPKGVKDAPPRALIFDSVYDTYRGVVTYVRVVDGELTHREKIKMMSTGAVHEMLEVGVISPEPMKSPSIGVGEVGYLITGVKDVRQSRVGDTVTSAVHGATEALGGYKHPQPMVYSGLFPIDGDDYPTLRDALERLQLNDAALQYEPESSGALGFGFRCGFLGLLHMEIVRERLEREFDLDLISTAPNVVYRVEMEDGKEHVVTNPSEFPEGKIAEIYEPVVRATILSPKDYIGTIMDLCQTKRGNLLGMEYLSEDRVELRYTLPLAEIVFDFFDQLKSKTKGYASLDYEPTGEQSAALVKVDILLQGETVDAFSAIVHRDNAYAYGVALAGKLKELIPRQQFEVPIQAAIGSRIIARESIRAIRKDVLAKCYGGDITRKRKLLEKQKEGKKRMKMVGRVEVPQEAFIAALRTSDSPEKAKK, encoded by the coding sequence GTGCCCGTTGGACCCACGACCGTTCCGCAGCCGGGTCGCACCGACCCGGCGCTGATCCGGAACTTCTGCATCATCGCCCACATCGACCACGGCAAGTCGACGCTGGCCGACCGGATGCTGCAGATCACCGGCGTGGTCGATCCACGGCAGATGCGGGCCCAGTACCTGGACCGGATGGACATCGAGCGTGAGCGCGGCATCACGATCAAGTCCCAGGCGGTCCGGCTGCCGTTCACGCCGAAGCCGGACACCCCGGGCGGCCTGCTCGCGCCCGACGGCACGACGTACATCCTGAACATGATCGACACCCCCGGCCACGTCGACTTCACCTACGAGGTGTCCCGGTCGCTGGAGGCGTGCGAGGGCGCGGTCCTGCTGGTCGACGCGGCGCAGGGGATCGAGGCGCAGACGCTGGCCAACCTGTACCTCGCACTGAACGCGGACCTGCACATCATCCCGGTGCTGAACAAGATCGACCTGCCCGGCGCGATGCCGGAGAAGTACGCCGCCGAGCTGGCGCACATCATCGGCTGCAAGGAGTCCGACGTCCTGCGCGTCTCGGCCAAGACCGGTGCGGGCGTCGAGGACCTGCTCAGTGAGATCGTCGCCCAGGTCGAGCCGCCGAAGGGTGTCAAGGACGCACCACCGCGGGCGCTGATCTTCGACTCGGTGTACGACACCTACCGCGGCGTGGTCACCTACGTCCGGGTCGTCGACGGCGAGCTGACCCACCGCGAGAAGATCAAGATGATGTCCACCGGCGCGGTGCACGAGATGCTCGAGGTCGGCGTCATCTCGCCCGAGCCGATGAAGTCGCCGAGCATCGGCGTCGGCGAGGTCGGCTACCTGATCACCGGTGTGAAGGACGTCCGTCAGTCCCGCGTCGGTGACACCGTCACCTCGGCGGTGCACGGCGCCACCGAGGCCCTCGGCGGGTACAAGCACCCCCAGCCGATGGTGTACTCCGGCCTGTTCCCGATCGACGGCGACGACTACCCGACGCTGCGCGACGCCCTCGAGCGGCTCCAGCTGAACGACGCGGCCCTGCAGTACGAGCCGGAGAGCTCAGGTGCGCTCGGCTTCGGCTTCCGCTGCGGCTTCCTCGGCCTGCTGCACATGGAGATCGTCCGCGAGCGGCTCGAGCGCGAGTTCGATCTGGACCTGATCTCGACCGCGCCGAACGTGGTCTACCGGGTCGAGATGGAGGACGGCAAGGAACACGTCGTCACCAACCCGAGCGAGTTCCCCGAGGGCAAGATCGCCGAGATCTACGAGCCGGTGGTGCGGGCGACGATCCTCAGCCCGAAGGACTACATCGGCACGATCATGGACCTGTGCCAGACCAAGCGCGGCAACCTGCTCGGCATGGAGTATCTGTCCGAGGACCGGGTCGAGCTGCGCTACACGCTGCCGCTGGCCGAGATCGTCTTCGACTTCTTCGACCAGCTGAAGTCCAAGACCAAGGGCTACGCCTCGCTCGACTACGAACCGACCGGTGAGCAGTCCGCGGCGCTGGTCAAGGTCGACATCCTGCTGCAGGGCGAGACCGTGGACGCGTTCTCGGCGATCGTGCACCGCGACAACGCCTACGCGTACGGCGTCGCGCTGGCCGGCAAGCTCAAGGAGCTGATCCCGCGCCAGCAGTTCGAGGTGCCGATCCAGGCCGCGATCGGGTCCCGGATCATCGCCCGGGAGTCGATCCGGGCGATCCGCAAGGACGTGCTGGCGAAGTGCTACGGCGGTGACATCACCCGGAAGCGCAAGCTGCTGGAGAAGCAGAAGGAGGGCAAGAAGCGGATGAAGATGGTCGGCCGCGTCGAGGTCCCCCAAGAAGCCTTCATCGCCGCCCTGCGCACCAGCGACAGCCCGGAGAAGGCGAAGAAGTAG
- the holA gene encoding DNA polymerase III subunit delta yields the protein MAARKNSAPKLGDVLLVTGAETFLADRAVRSAIAAVSKGKTDVEVTDVGAGDLDVGVFAELTGPSLFAAERVLVLRAIENLPAEMVPHLVEYAGSPAEDVLAVLVHSGGQKGKGTLDKLRKASVNKVVATAPKTWELPQFVVGEIRLLGGSIDERGAAALVDAVGHDLRALAGACSQLVSDSDGQPVSTELIGQYFGGRAEVTSFAVADAAIAGRTEPALEQLRWALDCGVAPVLVTSAMAGGLRGLAKYSSAPTGLREADLAREVGVPPWKLKQLRQQSRGWTAGGLARAIKAVAQADADVKGASGDAGYALERMVITVSHAHGRR from the coding sequence ATGGCTGCTCGAAAGAACTCCGCGCCCAAGCTCGGCGACGTGCTGCTCGTGACCGGAGCGGAGACGTTCCTGGCCGACCGGGCCGTGCGCTCGGCGATCGCGGCGGTGTCCAAGGGGAAGACGGACGTCGAGGTGACCGACGTCGGGGCCGGCGACCTGGACGTCGGCGTCTTCGCCGAGCTCACCGGTCCGTCGTTGTTCGCGGCCGAGCGGGTCCTCGTCCTGCGCGCGATCGAGAACCTGCCGGCCGAGATGGTGCCGCACCTCGTCGAGTACGCGGGCTCCCCGGCCGAGGACGTCCTGGCTGTGCTCGTCCACTCGGGCGGGCAGAAGGGCAAGGGCACACTCGACAAGCTGCGCAAGGCCTCGGTCAACAAGGTGGTCGCGACCGCGCCGAAGACGTGGGAGCTGCCGCAGTTCGTGGTCGGCGAGATCCGCCTGCTCGGCGGCAGTATCGACGAGCGCGGAGCCGCGGCCCTGGTGGACGCGGTCGGCCATGATCTGCGCGCACTCGCCGGCGCCTGCTCGCAGCTGGTGTCCGACTCCGACGGTCAGCCGGTCAGTACCGAGTTGATCGGCCAGTACTTCGGCGGCCGGGCCGAGGTCACCAGCTTCGCCGTGGCGGACGCCGCGATCGCGGGCCGGACCGAGCCGGCCTTGGAGCAGTTGCGCTGGGCCCTGGACTGCGGTGTCGCCCCGGTCCTGGTGACGAGCGCGATGGCGGGCGGTCTCCGCGGCCTGGCGAAGTACTCCAGCGCCCCGACCGGGCTGCGCGAAGCCGACCTGGCCCGCGAAGTCGGCGTACCGCCGTGGAAGCTGAAGCAACTGCGGCAGCAGTCCCGGGGCTGGACGGCCGGCGGTCTCGCCCGGGCCATCAAGGCCGTCGCTCAGGCGGACGCGGACGTCAAAGGCGCGTCCGGCGACGCGGGGTACGCCCTGGAGCGGATGGTCATCACCGTCAGCCACGCACACGGCCGCCGCTGA
- the rpsT gene encoding 30S ribosomal protein S20 → MANIKSQIKRNRQNEAARLRNKSVKSTLKTAVRAFRESAEAGDSAKAQEHARVAGRLLDKAASKGVIHANQAANRKSAIFKKAASL, encoded by the coding sequence GTGGCGAACATCAAGTCCCAGATCAAGCGCAACCGCCAGAACGAGGCTGCGCGACTTCGCAACAAGTCGGTGAAGTCGACCCTCAAGACGGCAGTTCGTGCTTTCCGTGAGTCCGCCGAGGCCGGCGACTCCGCGAAGGCGCAGGAGCACGCCCGCGTGGCCGGCCGTCTGCTCGACAAGGCCGCCAGCAAGGGTGTCATCCACGCCAACCAGGCTGCCAACCGGAAGTCCGCCATCTTCAAGAAGGCCGCTTCCCTCTGA
- a CDS encoding RNA polymerase sigma factor, with amino-acid sequence MVSLGRAQPVPVPDDRTAAVARLYREHWLGLVRLAVLIVDDRPSAEDVVQEAFTELYRRWPLKDDTKALQYLRSTVLNRSRSVLRRRRVARLYLPPAVRPDESAESAAELSENRREVQLALRSVPLRTREVLVLRYYLDLSHAEIARLLGISESGARSTASRGLAILTRKLEEQR; translated from the coding sequence ATGGTGAGCCTCGGGCGAGCCCAGCCGGTACCGGTCCCCGACGACCGGACGGCCGCTGTCGCGAGGCTGTACCGCGAGCACTGGCTGGGCCTGGTGCGGCTGGCCGTGCTGATCGTCGACGACCGGCCGTCGGCCGAGGACGTGGTCCAAGAGGCCTTCACCGAGTTGTACCGGCGGTGGCCGTTGAAGGACGACACCAAGGCGCTGCAGTACTTGCGCAGCACAGTTCTCAACCGCAGCCGCTCCGTACTGCGCAGGCGTCGCGTTGCCCGTCTCTACCTACCACCTGCCGTTCGTCCGGACGAGTCCGCCGAGAGCGCGGCCGAGCTGAGCGAGAACCGGCGAGAGGTGCAACTCGCCCTGCGCAGCGTGCCGCTCCGGACCCGCGAGGTCCTCGTCCTGCGGTACTACCTGGACCTCAGCCACGCCGAGATCGCCCGCCTGCTCGGGATCAGCGAGTCCGGCGCCCGGTCCACCGCGTCGCGTGGCCTCGCGATCCTGACCCGCAAACTCGAGGAACAGCGATGA
- a CDS encoding S8 family serine peptidase, with the protein MSATALVVSLVNHATASTTPGSEPEPQVKESATGAYIVQLDDSPVAEYDGDIAGLPATRIVPGGKLLRTATQVVSYVEHLARERTEVLAQVPDVKKLYDYNYTYAGFSARMSHDEAVKLAKASGVKSVEPSELQKQDTVDTPRFLGLSGRGGAWQQAGGVDKAGDGVIVGVIDSGFVPERASFAPLKTTKQSDALIAKKWKGTCQAGTEAPVTCNNKVIGARYFDAGIGDRPIPEEYRSPRDYGGHGTHTASTAAGNYGVDMSVLGRDYGKGSGIAPHARLAIYKVLWAVDASGGGSGTDADIVAGIDAAVADGVDVINYSISGSGSTFVNATGLAFLRAARAGVFVSTSAGNTGPGVSTVGKNYPWVTTVANGTHDRDVQTTVTLGNGKAYTGAGIGAGTPSAPVILAKDAGVAGANQTNLVLCMPDTLDPAKVEGKIVVCDRGVSARVDKSLQVKNAGGIGVILVNPTASTLDSDLHSVPTVHLDHVAGPEVKAYVGSTTAPTAQIGAAQTVRVNAPKVASTSSRGPALAGNGDLLKPDVMAPGTNVLAATTAFSAAGGQYAFMSGTSMAAPHVAGAAAVLKGKYPTWSPMAIKSALLTTGTDLDSSGKPIQNDSGSPGNPFGYGAGLIQPKNAMDPGLVYDSSYDDWAKFVCGSGQVASTHELCAKGKIDPSDLNYPTIAIGDLAGKQTVQRTVRNVGKLPEAYFPKVEGLAGFKVTVTPKVLVVLPGQSATYKVTVEHNGAPLEQYSFGKLNWRSARHVVSSTVAVRPLTVKAPVQVSGAGTSGSVQVPLTAGYSGTLQTSVSGLVPATTEQATLKNPGGVSFPTTNPAPNDHVAKFTVNVPAGTKYARFSTFDADYPAGTDLDVFVYRAGTSTLLGSSTGGSAEEEVNLAQPAGGAYDVYVDFYAGAAEQAVKLDHWEVNASTGNLTATPETQQVTAASQVSVTAAWTGLTAGTRYLGQLNFSDGADGRGTTVVRVNG; encoded by the coding sequence GTGTCCGCGACCGCTCTGGTCGTCTCGCTGGTGAACCACGCGACCGCGTCCACCACTCCCGGCAGCGAGCCGGAACCGCAGGTCAAGGAGTCCGCGACCGGCGCCTACATCGTCCAGCTCGACGACAGCCCGGTCGCGGAGTACGACGGCGACATCGCCGGTCTGCCCGCGACCCGGATCGTGCCCGGCGGCAAGCTGCTCCGGACCGCGACCCAGGTCGTGTCGTACGTCGAGCACCTGGCCCGTGAGCGCACCGAGGTGCTGGCCCAGGTCCCCGACGTGAAGAAGCTGTACGACTACAACTACACGTACGCCGGGTTCTCGGCGCGGATGTCGCACGACGAGGCGGTCAAGCTGGCCAAGGCGTCCGGTGTGAAGAGCGTCGAGCCGAGCGAACTGCAGAAGCAGGACACCGTGGACACCCCGCGGTTCCTGGGACTGTCCGGCCGCGGTGGCGCGTGGCAGCAGGCCGGTGGCGTCGACAAGGCCGGTGACGGCGTCATCGTCGGCGTGATCGACTCCGGGTTCGTGCCGGAGCGGGCCAGCTTCGCCCCGCTGAAGACGACCAAGCAGTCGGACGCGCTGATCGCGAAGAAGTGGAAGGGCACCTGCCAGGCCGGTACCGAGGCCCCGGTCACCTGCAACAACAAGGTGATCGGCGCGCGGTACTTCGACGCCGGAATCGGCGACCGCCCGATCCCCGAGGAGTACCGCTCGCCTCGTGACTACGGCGGCCACGGCACCCACACCGCGAGCACGGCGGCCGGGAACTACGGCGTCGACATGTCGGTGCTCGGCCGGGACTACGGCAAGGGCTCCGGGATCGCCCCACACGCGCGGCTCGCGATCTACAAGGTGCTGTGGGCCGTGGACGCCAGCGGTGGCGGCAGCGGTACGGACGCGGACATCGTCGCCGGGATCGACGCGGCGGTCGCGGACGGCGTGGACGTGATCAACTACTCGATCTCCGGATCCGGGTCCACCTTCGTCAACGCGACTGGCCTGGCGTTCCTGCGGGCCGCGCGGGCCGGCGTCTTCGTCTCGACCAGCGCGGGCAACACCGGCCCCGGCGTGAGCACGGTCGGCAAGAACTACCCGTGGGTGACGACGGTTGCCAACGGCACCCACGACCGCGACGTCCAGACCACGGTCACCCTCGGCAACGGCAAGGCGTACACGGGCGCGGGCATCGGCGCCGGGACGCCGTCCGCGCCGGTGATCCTGGCCAAGGACGCGGGCGTCGCCGGGGCGAACCAGACCAACCTGGTGCTGTGCATGCCGGACACGCTCGACCCGGCCAAGGTCGAGGGCAAGATCGTCGTCTGCGACCGCGGGGTGAGCGCCCGCGTCGACAAGAGCCTGCAGGTGAAGAACGCGGGCGGTATCGGCGTGATCCTGGTCAACCCGACCGCGAGCACGCTCGACTCCGACCTGCACTCGGTCCCGACGGTCCACCTGGACCACGTCGCCGGCCCCGAGGTGAAGGCGTACGTCGGGTCCACCACGGCCCCGACCGCGCAGATCGGCGCGGCCCAGACGGTGCGGGTGAACGCGCCGAAGGTCGCCAGTACGTCGAGCCGCGGTCCCGCCCTCGCCGGGAACGGTGACCTGCTCAAGCCGGACGTGATGGCGCCCGGGACCAACGTGCTCGCCGCGACCACCGCGTTCAGCGCGGCCGGCGGCCAGTACGCGTTCATGAGCGGAACCTCGATGGCGGCGCCGCACGTCGCCGGGGCGGCCGCGGTGCTCAAGGGCAAGTACCCGACCTGGTCCCCGATGGCGATCAAGTCGGCGCTGCTCACCACCGGGACGGACCTGGACAGCAGCGGCAAGCCGATCCAGAACGACTCCGGGTCGCCGGGCAACCCGTTCGGCTACGGCGCCGGCCTGATCCAGCCGAAGAACGCGATGGACCCGGGTCTGGTCTACGACTCCTCCTACGACGACTGGGCCAAGTTCGTCTGCGGATCCGGCCAGGTCGCGTCCACGCACGAACTGTGCGCCAAGGGCAAGATCGACCCGAGCGACCTGAACTATCCGACCATCGCGATCGGCGACCTGGCCGGCAAGCAGACGGTCCAGCGGACGGTCCGCAACGTCGGCAAGCTGCCCGAGGCGTACTTCCCGAAGGTCGAGGGACTCGCCGGGTTCAAGGTGACGGTCACTCCGAAGGTCCTGGTCGTCCTGCCGGGCCAGTCGGCGACGTACAAGGTCACCGTCGAGCACAACGGCGCCCCGCTCGAGCAGTACTCGTTCGGCAAGCTCAACTGGCGTTCCGCCCGGCACGTGGTGAGCAGCACGGTCGCGGTGCGCCCGCTGACGGTCAAGGCGCCGGTCCAGGTGAGCGGCGCGGGTACCAGCGGTTCGGTGCAGGTCCCGCTCACCGCGGGGTACTCGGGCACGCTGCAGACCTCGGTGAGCGGCCTGGTCCCGGCGACGACCGAGCAGGCGACGCTGAAGAACCCGGGTGGCGTGTCCTTCCCGACGACGAACCCGGCGCCGAACGACCACGTCGCCAAGTTCACGGTGAACGTGCCGGCCGGGACGAAGTACGCGCGGTTCTCCACGTTCGACGCGGACTACCCGGCGGGGACAGACCTCGACGTGTTCGTGTACCGCGCGGGGACGTCGACGCTGCTCGGTTCGAGTACGGGTGGTTCGGCGGAGGAAGAGGTGAACCTGGCCCAGCCCGCGGGCGGTGCGTACGACGTGTACGTGGACTTCTACGCGGGAGCCGCTGAACAGGCGGTCAAGCTGGACCACTGGGAGGTGAACGCCTCGACCGGCAACCTCACCGCGACCCCGGAGACCCAGCAGGTCACCGCTGCGAGCCAGGTGTCGGTCACAGCGGCCTGGACCGGCCTCACCGCAGGCACGCGGTACCTGGGCCAGCTGAACTTCTCGGACGGAGCGGACGGCCGCGGTACGACGGTCGTCCGGGTGAACGGCTAA
- a CDS encoding SRPBCC family protein translates to MPDVHESITVQARPADVYALVADLPRMSEWSPECTGVTWTGRPRHAVPGARFIGHNRAGVARWHTQGRILVAEPGRELRFRIHFGPLQVAEWKYEFRAVDAEGVDGDDAASGCVVTESWTDYRPRLLRQVMNRLMGDRRDLNAQGIRTTLTRLKAAAEAIPA, encoded by the coding sequence ATGCCCGACGTCCACGAGTCGATCACCGTCCAGGCCCGGCCGGCCGACGTGTACGCCCTGGTCGCCGACCTTCCCCGGATGAGCGAGTGGAGCCCCGAATGCACCGGCGTCACCTGGACCGGGCGCCCCAGACACGCGGTCCCCGGCGCCCGCTTCATCGGCCACAACCGGGCCGGTGTGGCCCGCTGGCACACCCAGGGGCGGATCCTCGTCGCCGAACCAGGGCGCGAACTGAGGTTCCGCATCCACTTCGGTCCTCTCCAGGTCGCCGAGTGGAAGTACGAGTTCCGCGCCGTCGACGCAGAGGGAGTGGACGGCGATGACGCGGCGAGCGGGTGCGTGGTGACGGAATCGTGGACCGACTACCGACCCCGTCTTCTGCGCCAGGTCATGAACCGCCTGATGGGTGACCGCCGGGACCTCAACGCCCAAGGCATCAGAACCACCCTGACCCGCCTGAAGGCCGCCGCCGAGGCGATCCCCGCCTGA
- a CDS encoding phosphotransferase, protein MTASGRRAFVKGVGPELNPDTPTLFRREIAAMQAISPLPQVPRLYEVYDDGEWVAMLLEDIDGRLPPHPWDRADADRVLGALADLTEALTPSPWPDAPVAAVRSEGFLSRWDLVIADNLPVPDWAAGREEEFAELARTGMRALAKTEALAHWDLRADNLILTDDRVVFIDWAHAAAAPTWADPVILRADMRGSLTLPDFPDDDGITGFIAAFSGGLWWGSAQPAPPGLPTMRSWQREFALVCLDWLRERVT, encoded by the coding sequence GTGACCGCTTCCGGCCGGCGGGCTTTCGTCAAGGGCGTCGGGCCGGAGCTCAACCCCGACACGCCCACCCTGTTCCGCCGGGAGATCGCCGCCATGCAGGCGATCTCGCCGCTCCCCCAGGTGCCGCGGTTGTACGAGGTGTACGACGACGGCGAGTGGGTGGCGATGTTGCTGGAGGACATCGACGGCCGCCTTCCCCCGCACCCGTGGGACCGCGCTGACGCCGACCGGGTCCTCGGTGCCCTCGCCGACCTCACCGAGGCGCTCACCCCGTCGCCCTGGCCGGATGCGCCGGTCGCCGCGGTACGGAGTGAGGGGTTCCTCTCCCGGTGGGACCTGGTGATCGCCGACAACCTCCCGGTACCGGACTGGGCTGCCGGCCGTGAGGAGGAGTTCGCCGAGCTCGCGCGGACCGGGATGCGGGCGCTGGCGAAGACCGAGGCGCTCGCGCACTGGGATCTACGGGCGGACAACCTGATCCTCACCGACGACCGTGTGGTGTTCATCGACTGGGCGCACGCGGCCGCCGCGCCCACGTGGGCCGACCCCGTGATCCTCCGGGCCGACATGCGCGGATCGCTGACGCTCCCGGATTTCCCGGACGACGACGGCATCACCGGGTTCATCGCGGCGTTCTCCGGTGGGCTCTGGTGGGGCTCGGCTCAGCCGGCTCCGCCCGGGTTGCCGACGATGCGTTCCTGGCAACGCGAGTTCGCCCTGGTCTGCCTCGACTGGTTGCGTGAACGAGTGACCTGA
- a CDS encoding YncE family protein encodes MTDSETRLRDLLQAEAGRIPEDAELPSLDLDRPGRRRTWPALAAAAAVVAMIALAVPLVIHWTRSDERPPTDEPVPGLGVPYLVVDKQQTLHDGARTVQLPAGAWTVDQRVAAGWLVGTVKQQDSHRAGVLHPDGTVTLVGPLGPRSVAVSPDRTRMATSVSDDRGRARIVVVDLSSGKEIAAKTVPHQTVDLLAWNINGLWWQPAYTSTAQPSVWDPRTDRVTTLDVPGYALGLAAPGSTDRVLLTTGYGGKACFVAGRLVQGKLTVDREYCRAETPRHDDPVLSPDGRTIVDIDERHAVSVDSGKVTQLAVEGIVRPLAQPVFEDANHLLVVKQLDRSRQSVYRCDVRTGGCEVAYTSPPVRAFRLIQP; translated from the coding sequence ATGACCGACAGCGAGACCCGTCTCCGCGACCTCCTCCAGGCGGAGGCCGGCCGGATCCCCGAGGACGCCGAGCTCCCGTCCCTCGATCTCGATCGCCCAGGCCGTCGCCGGACCTGGCCGGCTCTCGCCGCTGCGGCCGCCGTCGTCGCGATGATCGCCCTGGCCGTCCCGCTGGTGATCCACTGGACGCGCTCGGACGAGCGGCCGCCCACCGACGAGCCGGTACCGGGCCTGGGCGTTCCGTACCTGGTCGTGGACAAGCAACAGACGCTGCACGACGGAGCGCGCACCGTTCAGCTTCCGGCCGGAGCGTGGACCGTCGACCAGCGGGTCGCCGCGGGCTGGCTCGTGGGGACCGTGAAGCAGCAGGACAGCCATCGCGCCGGCGTCCTCCACCCCGACGGCACGGTCACATTGGTCGGTCCGCTCGGCCCGCGAAGCGTCGCCGTGTCACCCGACCGGACCCGGATGGCCACGTCGGTGAGCGACGACCGAGGACGCGCCCGCATCGTCGTGGTCGACCTGTCCAGCGGGAAGGAGATCGCGGCCAAGACGGTCCCCCATCAGACCGTCGACCTGTTGGCTTGGAACATCAACGGGCTCTGGTGGCAGCCGGCCTACACCAGCACCGCGCAGCCCTCCGTGTGGGATCCCCGGACGGACCGCGTCACCACGCTCGACGTCCCCGGGTACGCGCTCGGGCTGGCCGCACCGGGCAGTACCGATCGGGTGCTGCTGACCACCGGGTACGGCGGAAAGGCATGCTTCGTGGCGGGCCGGTTGGTGCAGGGCAAGCTCACGGTCGATCGCGAGTACTGCCGCGCCGAGACTCCTCGGCACGACGATCCGGTGCTCTCCCCGGACGGCCGGACCATCGTGGACATCGACGAACGCCACGCCGTCTCGGTGGACTCCGGCAAGGTCACCCAGTTGGCGGTGGAGGGGATCGTGAGGCCGTTGGCGCAGCCGGTCTTCGAGGACGCGAACCACCTGCTGGTGGTCAAGCAACTGGACCGGTCTCGGCAGTCGGTGTACCGCTGCGACGTACGGACGGGCGGCTGTGAGGTCGCCTACACCTCGCCGCCCGTCCGCGCCTTCAGGCTGATCCAGCCTTAG
- a CDS encoding RNA polymerase sigma factor, with protein sequence MTLGLGRSPAHPPPDAEREAAITLLYREHWAGMVRLALLMLGDRASAEDAVQESFAAVYRRWDKIKDGTRVEAYLRSAVLNTSRSVLRRRKLAVLHRQPVDPPVWSAESQAMLGEDRREVLAALATLPTRRREVLVMRFYLHLSDAEIAQTLGITTVTVRSTISRALKSLGAKLQEDR encoded by the coding sequence ATGACACTGGGCCTGGGCCGATCCCCTGCTCATCCACCACCTGACGCGGAGCGTGAGGCGGCGATCACCCTCCTCTATCGGGAGCACTGGGCGGGAATGGTCCGGCTGGCGCTGCTGATGCTGGGCGACCGCGCCTCGGCCGAGGACGCCGTGCAGGAGTCGTTCGCGGCCGTGTACCGGCGCTGGGACAAGATCAAGGACGGGACCAGGGTCGAGGCGTACCTACGGTCGGCCGTGCTGAACACCAGCCGCTCGGTCCTGCGCCGCCGCAAGCTCGCCGTACTGCATCGGCAGCCCGTCGATCCGCCGGTCTGGTCCGCCGAGAGCCAGGCGATGCTCGGCGAGGACCGCCGCGAGGTGCTGGCCGCGCTGGCGACCCTGCCGACCCGGCGGCGAGAGGTGCTGGTGATGCGCTTCTACCTGCACCTGTCCGACGCCGAGATCGCCCAGACGCTCGGCATCACCACGGTCACCGTCCGTTCCACCATCTCCCGGGCGCTGAAATCCCTGGGCGCGAAGCTGCAGGAGGATCGATGA
- a CDS encoding aminoglycoside phosphotransferase family protein — translation MPIEIPADFLVVASRGPDWAAWLDELPRLTRELLDEWELRVDGGPAYGNCAVVVPVLTSDGARAVLKVQFPHWEAETEHLALRIWDGNGAVRMLRADPRRFAILMERLESRDLTTIGDVDACEVVGAAYSRLHVPAGPQFRTLSGELKRWIQGFRELPSSAPVPHRYVEQAISLGEDFASDPSCDGVLIHTDLHYFNVLAGEREPWLVIDPKPLSGDPCYEVAPLLWNRWDEVVASGDLRFRVRQRFYAAIDAGGLDEDRARDWVIVRQLLNVLWTLQEAGTDESLPQDWVTRNIAIAKAIQD, via the coding sequence GTGCCGATTGAGATCCCGGCCGATTTCCTCGTCGTAGCGTCCCGTGGACCGGACTGGGCCGCGTGGCTCGACGAGCTGCCGCGCCTGACCCGCGAACTGCTCGACGAGTGGGAACTGCGGGTCGACGGCGGACCGGCGTACGGGAACTGCGCGGTGGTGGTTCCCGTGCTCACGTCGGACGGGGCACGCGCGGTACTGAAGGTGCAGTTCCCGCATTGGGAGGCGGAGACCGAGCACCTGGCTCTGCGGATCTGGGACGGCAACGGCGCTGTACGCATGCTGCGGGCGGATCCGCGGCGCTTCGCGATCCTGATGGAGCGGCTGGAGTCACGCGATCTGACGACCATCGGCGACGTGGACGCGTGCGAGGTGGTCGGGGCGGCTTACTCGCGGCTGCACGTGCCGGCTGGGCCGCAGTTCCGTACGTTGTCGGGTGAGTTGAAGCGGTGGATCCAGGGGTTTCGAGAGTTGCCGTCGTCGGCGCCGGTGCCGCATCGGTACGTGGAGCAGGCGATCTCGCTGGGGGAGGACTTCGCGTCGGATCCGTCGTGCGACGGGGTGTTGATCCACACGGATCTGCACTACTTCAACGTGCTGGCGGGGGAGCGGGAACCGTGGTTGGTGATCGACCCGAAGCCGCTCTCCGGTGATCCGTGCTACGAGGTCGCGCCGCTGCTGTGGAACCGCTGGGACGAAGTAGTTGCCTCCGGCGATCTTCGCTTCCGTGTGCGGCAGAGGTTCTACGCGGCAATCGACGCGGGCGGGTTGGATGAGGATCGGGCCCGCGACTGGGTGATCGTGCGGCAACTGCTGAACGTGTTGTGGACCCTGCAGGAGGCGGGCACCGACGAGTCCCTGCCGCAGGACTGGGTGACGCGAAACATCGCAATCGCCAAAGCAATCCAAGACTGA